One genomic window of Anabaena sphaerica FACHB-251 includes the following:
- the rpe gene encoding ribulose-phosphate 3-epimerase, with protein sequence MTQNPSKKPIVISPSILSADFSRLGDDIRAVDKAGADWIHVDVMDGRFVPNITIGPLVVEAIRPITTKPLDVHLMIVEPEKYVEGFAKAGADIISVHAEHNASPHLHRTLGQIRELGKQAGVVLNPGTPLELIEYVLELCDLVLIMSVNPGFGGQSFIPSVVPKIRKLRQMCDERGLDPWIEVDGGLKANNTWQVLEAGANAIVAGSAVFNAPDYAEAINNIRNSKRPAPELAAV encoded by the coding sequence ATGACCCAAAACCCATCTAAAAAGCCTATAGTTATCTCTCCATCTATCCTATCAGCGGATTTTAGTCGTCTGGGTGACGATATTCGCGCTGTGGACAAAGCGGGAGCAGATTGGATTCACGTTGATGTAATGGACGGACGCTTTGTACCTAATATTACAATAGGTCCTCTGGTTGTGGAGGCGATTCGTCCGATTACAACCAAACCGCTGGATGTCCACTTGATGATCGTGGAACCAGAAAAGTATGTAGAAGGTTTTGCTAAGGCTGGTGCTGATATAATTTCTGTACACGCTGAACATAACGCTTCACCTCACCTACACCGGACTTTGGGACAAATCAGAGAACTCGGTAAACAAGCTGGAGTTGTACTGAACCCCGGTACACCTTTAGAATTAATTGAATATGTACTGGAACTGTGTGATTTAGTGCTGATTATGAGCGTTAACCCCGGTTTCGGTGGACAAAGCTTTATTCCTAGTGTGGTTCCCAAAATTCGTAAACTGCGTCAAATGTGTGATGAACGCGGTTTAGATCCTTGGATTGAAGTTGATGGGGGACTCAAAGCTAATAACACTTGGCAAGTTTTGGAAGCAGGAGCTAATGCTATTGTAGCGGGTTCTGCTGTGTTTAATGCTCCTGATTATGCTGAAGCGATTAACAATATCCGTAACAGTAAGCGTCCCGCACCAGAATTAGCTGCTGTTTAA
- a CDS encoding S8 family serine peptidase → MNKIWIICGLGISCLTVPVLASVKFGSSLGSGGIDVLKLHQPPYNLTGRKIAIGQVEIGRPGMFGLDKAVSKNRAISPVAVFLRTVPAKSNTGVDPHAYNVAAVMVSKDKAWPGVAPEARLYSSAVGATKNMGQAEECLSAQHIALQNSGDVRAINFSFGEPLNRDPRPEAVLDGQALLTLCIDWSSRVHNVVYAIAGNQGKGGIPIPTDNFNAINVAFSSPREEIFNKLHVSNLAGNNQGVGDRLVGKEFNIGGRRSISLVAPGSNIHVLNPDGKLNKSTGSSFAAPHVTATVALLQEFADRQLRIKQPNWTIDARNHQVMKAVLLNSAEKIQDRGDGLWLGMTKTLVDKQNRDWFASDAYKNTKIPLDDQMGTGHLNAFRAYQQFMPGQWQPSAPVPSVGWDYNTINANSFREYSLAKPLKQNSFIALTLTWDRLVELDDKNKNHQYDINEPFQNKGLNNLDLYLVKADSPKTEIAACASVSEIDNVEHIFCPVPATGNYKIRVHFKQQVNEPTQAYSLAWWTVPVN, encoded by the coding sequence ATGAACAAAATCTGGATAATTTGCGGTTTGGGTATTTCCTGTTTAACTGTGCCAGTATTGGCATCTGTAAAGTTTGGCAGTTCTCTAGGAAGCGGTGGTATTGATGTGCTGAAATTACATCAACCTCCTTACAATTTAACTGGCCGCAAAATTGCCATCGGTCAGGTAGAAATTGGTCGTCCTGGTATGTTTGGCTTAGATAAAGCCGTGTCTAAAAATCGCGCTATTTCTCCCGTTGCCGTTTTTTTACGCACAGTACCAGCTAAGTCAAATACTGGCGTTGATCCCCATGCTTATAATGTGGCTGCGGTGATGGTCAGTAAAGACAAAGCTTGGCCGGGAGTTGCACCAGAAGCAAGACTATATTCTTCTGCTGTCGGTGCTACAAAAAATATGGGTCAAGCAGAAGAGTGTTTATCAGCACAACATATAGCATTACAAAACAGTGGTGATGTTCGCGCTATTAACTTTAGTTTTGGTGAACCTTTGAACCGTGACCCCAGACCAGAAGCTGTTTTAGATGGTCAAGCTTTACTGACTTTGTGTATTGACTGGTCGAGTCGGGTTCATAATGTCGTGTATGCGATCGCTGGCAACCAAGGCAAAGGCGGGATTCCCATTCCTACAGATAATTTTAACGCAATTAACGTCGCTTTTTCATCCCCAAGAGAGGAGATTTTTAATAAACTTCATGTTTCTAATCTAGCAGGTAATAATCAAGGAGTGGGCGATCGCCTTGTTGGTAAAGAATTTAATATTGGTGGACGCAGATCAATTAGTTTAGTTGCTCCTGGTAGTAATATTCATGTACTTAACCCTGATGGTAAATTGAATAAATCTACAGGTTCGAGTTTTGCCGCACCTCACGTTACCGCTACCGTAGCTTTATTACAAGAATTTGCTGACCGACAGTTAAGAATTAAACAACCAAATTGGACTATTGATGCTCGAAATCATCAGGTTATGAAAGCTGTATTATTAAATTCAGCCGAGAAAATTCAAGATAGAGGTGATGGTTTGTGGTTGGGAATGACCAAGACTTTAGTTGATAAACAAAATCGAGATTGGTTTGCTTCTGATGCTTACAAAAACACGAAAATTCCCCTTGATGATCAAATGGGAACTGGTCATTTAAATGCTTTTCGTGCTTATCAACAATTTATGCCGGGTCAATGGCAACCTTCCGCACCAGTTCCATCAGTTGGTTGGGATTATAACACAATTAATGCTAATTCTTTCAGAGAATATAGTTTAGCAAAACCCTTAAAACAAAACAGTTTTATAGCTCTTACCTTAACTTGGGATAGATTAGTGGAATTAGATGATAAAAATAAAAATCACCAATATGATATAAATGAACCTTTCCAAAATAAAGGTTTAAATAACCTTGACCTTTATCTAGTCAAAGCAGACAGTCCAAAAACTGAAATTGCTGCTTGTGCTTCTGTGAGTGAAATTGATAATGTAGAACATATTTTTTGTCCCGTTCCTGCTACTGGGAATTATAAAATTCGCGTCCATTTTAAACAACAAGTCAATGAACCAACTCAAGCATACTCCTTAGCTTGGTGGACTGTTCCTGTCAATTAG
- a CDS encoding proteinase inhibitor I4 serpin, whose product MNRHKFSAVQENFLQRRYGVSLGRRYVLAAASIVMLSVLGCSQIDHNTALITKSRLPGTESEFTKDNGYF is encoded by the coding sequence ATGAACCGACACAAGTTTAGTGCTGTGCAAGAAAATTTCTTACAAAGACGGTACGGAGTGAGTTTAGGTAGACGCTACGTTTTAGCCGCAGCTAGTATTGTGATGTTGAGTGTACTTGGATGTTCCCAAATTGATCACAATACAGCATTAATCACCAAATCTCGTCTACCTGGCACTGAGTCGGAATTTACCAAGGATAATGGCTACTTCTGA
- a CDS encoding diflavin flavoprotein gives MSDSKPRDVQILPIATNTKVLRARSWSRLRFEIEYALCRGTTSNCYLIEADKTALIDPPGESFTNIYLEALQNSVNFRKLDYVILGHFSPNRIPTLKALLELAPQITFVCSLPGAANLRAAFLDQDIKVLTMRGKETLDLGKGHVLKFLPIPSPRWPEALCTYDQQTQILYTDKLFGVHICGDEVFDDNVETFKEDQRYYFNCLMAPHATHVEAALEKISDLQVRMYAVGHGPLVRTGLIELTKAYGEWCHSHKNREISVALLYASAYGNTATLAQAMALGLTKGGVAVKSINCEFAPPDEIRHTVEQADAFIIGTPTIGGHAPTPIHTALGIVLAIGDNSKLAGVFGSYGWSGEALDLVECKLRDAGYRFGFDTLKVKFKPDEVTLKMSEEIGTDFAQSLKKAKKIRVPQQAATPVEQAVGRIIGSVCVIAAKQGEVSTGMLGAWVSQATFNPPGITVAIAKERAVESLMYPGGKFVLNILPEGVHVDYMRHFRKNFAPGEDRFANFQTVEADNGCTVLTDACAYLECSVNQRLECGDHWVIYATIDNGKLLKPDAVTAINHRKTGSHY, from the coding sequence ATGAGCGATTCCAAACCACGCGACGTACAAATTCTACCGATTGCTACAAATACAAAAGTTCTCAGAGCGAGAAGTTGGTCACGTCTACGGTTTGAAATTGAATATGCACTTTGCCGAGGTACTACCTCCAATTGCTATTTAATAGAAGCCGATAAAACTGCATTGATTGATCCTCCGGGGGAAAGCTTCACAAATATTTATTTGGAAGCATTACAAAATAGCGTCAATTTCCGCAAGTTGGATTATGTGATTTTGGGTCATTTTAGCCCTAACCGCATACCAACTTTAAAAGCACTTTTAGAACTTGCACCACAAATTACTTTTGTATGTTCTCTTCCTGGTGCTGCTAATTTGCGAGCGGCTTTTCTCGACCAAGATATCAAAGTTTTGACAATGCGGGGGAAAGAAACCTTAGATTTGGGTAAGGGTCATGTTTTGAAATTCTTACCTATTCCAAGTCCCCGTTGGCCAGAAGCACTTTGCACCTACGACCAGCAAACCCAAATTCTCTACACAGATAAGTTATTTGGGGTGCATATCTGCGGTGATGAAGTCTTTGATGATAACGTGGAAACTTTCAAAGAAGACCAACGTTACTACTTTAATTGCCTGATGGCTCCCCATGCAACTCATGTAGAAGCTGCTTTAGAGAAAATCTCTGATTTGCAGGTGAGGATGTATGCTGTTGGTCATGGTCCATTGGTACGGACTGGCTTAATTGAACTAACGAAAGCTTATGGTGAATGGTGTCATTCCCACAAGAATCGGGAAATATCTGTGGCGTTACTTTATGCCTCAGCCTATGGCAACACAGCAACTTTAGCACAGGCGATGGCTTTGGGATTGACCAAAGGTGGAGTTGCGGTTAAATCTATAAATTGCGAATTTGCACCCCCAGACGAAATTCGTCATACCGTAGAACAAGCGGATGCGTTTATTATTGGTACTCCTACCATCGGTGGTCATGCACCTACACCTATTCACACTGCTTTAGGTATTGTCCTGGCAATCGGTGACAATAGTAAATTAGCCGGGGTGTTTGGTTCCTATGGTTGGAGTGGTGAAGCATTAGACCTGGTAGAATGTAAACTGCGGGATGCTGGATATCGGTTTGGTTTTGACACGCTGAAAGTCAAGTTTAAACCAGATGAAGTGACTCTGAAAATGTCGGAAGAAATCGGTACAGACTTTGCTCAAAGTTTGAAGAAAGCAAAGAAAATCCGTGTACCCCAACAAGCTGCTACTCCTGTAGAACAAGCTGTAGGTAGAATTATTGGTTCTGTGTGTGTGATCGCAGCTAAACAAGGAGAAGTTTCTACAGGAATGCTAGGGGCTTGGGTGTCTCAGGCTACTTTTAATCCACCAGGAATTACAGTGGCGATCGCTAAGGAACGAGCAGTTGAATCATTAATGTATCCTGGTGGTAAGTTTGTCCTGAATATTCTCCCTGAAGGGGTTCATGTAGACTACATGAGACATTTCCGCAAGAATTTCGCCCCTGGAGAAGATCGGTTTGCTAACTTCCAGACTGTAGAAGCAGACAACGGTTGCACAGTCCTCACCGATGCTTGTGCATATTTAGAATGTTCCGTTAACCAACGTCTAGAATGTGGCGATCATTGGGTGATATACGCAACCATTGATAACGGCAAATTACTCAAACCTGATGCAGTGACTGCTATCAACCACCGCAAGACGGGTTCACATTATTAG
- a CDS encoding diflavin flavoprotein, whose protein sequence is MVAISEKVEPRLTIQTVEIAPNTTAIRSLDWDRDRFDIEFGLQNGTTYNSYLIRGEQTVLIDTSHQKFRQLYLDTLKGLVNPKTIDYIIVSHTEPDHSGLVEDVLQLAPRATVLASKVALQFLEGLVHDPFSKRIVKSGDRIDIGKGHEIEFVSAPNLHWPDTIFSFDRKTQILYTCDAFGMHFCDSRTFDEDLEAIEADFRFYYDCLMGPNARSLLNAMKRMGDLGKIQIIANGHGPLLYHHLDVLTECYKTWSQRQATAETVVGLFYVSGYGHSDRLAHAIGDGLQKAGVGVEVIDLHTAELQEIQELAGRASGLIIGMPPTSSIVAQAGISSLLSVAKNKQVVGLFESYGGDDEPIDTLRRKFIDLGIKEAFPAIRIKEVPGESTYKSCEEAGTDLGQLVMRERNIKQIKSLDVNMEKALGRISSGLYIVTAKKGDVSGAMIASWVTQASLQPLGFTIAVAKDRAIDSLLQIGDRFVLNVLEEGNYQDLKKHFLKRLHPGADRFAGVKTQTAKNGSPILTDALAYMECEVVTSMECSDHWILYCTVEDGRVSKPEAVTAVRHRKVGNYY, encoded by the coding sequence ATGGTAGCGATCTCAGAGAAAGTTGAACCAAGGTTAACTATACAAACTGTAGAAATTGCCCCTAATACGACAGCGATTCGCTCTCTTGATTGGGATCGAGATCGTTTTGATATTGAATTTGGATTGCAAAACGGTACAACCTATAATTCATATTTAATTAGGGGTGAACAAACTGTTTTGATTGATACTTCTCACCAGAAGTTCCGTCAATTGTATTTAGACACCCTCAAAGGACTTGTTAACCCCAAGACAATTGATTATATAATTGTTAGTCACACAGAGCCAGATCATAGTGGTTTGGTAGAAGACGTATTACAGTTAGCACCGAGAGCAACTGTTTTAGCTTCCAAAGTAGCACTGCAATTTTTGGAAGGTTTGGTACATGATCCTTTTTCCAAGCGAATTGTCAAAAGTGGCGATCGCATCGATATTGGTAAAGGACATGAAATAGAATTCGTCAGTGCGCCAAATTTACACTGGCCTGATACCATCTTCAGTTTTGATCGCAAAACCCAAATCCTTTACACTTGTGATGCGTTTGGAATGCACTTTTGTGATAGTCGCACCTTTGACGAAGATTTAGAAGCAATTGAAGCTGATTTTCGATTTTATTATGATTGCTTAATGGGTCCCAATGCTCGTTCTTTATTGAATGCAATGAAGAGAATGGGTGATTTAGGCAAAATTCAAATAATTGCTAACGGACACGGACCATTACTATACCATCACCTTGATGTTTTAACCGAATGCTACAAAACTTGGAGCCAAAGACAAGCTACAGCAGAAACTGTGGTTGGTTTGTTCTATGTTTCCGGTTATGGTCATAGCGATCGCTTGGCTCATGCAATTGGTGACGGTCTCCAAAAAGCTGGTGTAGGAGTAGAAGTAATTGATCTCCACACAGCAGAATTGCAAGAAATTCAAGAACTAGCAGGTAGAGCATCCGGTTTAATTATTGGAATGCCACCTACTTCTTCTATTGTTGCACAAGCCGGAATTAGTTCTTTATTATCTGTCGCCAAAAATAAGCAAGTAGTAGGACTATTTGAGTCCTATGGTGGTGATGATGAACCCATTGATACCCTACGACGCAAGTTTATTGACTTAGGGATTAAAGAAGCATTCCCAGCAATTCGGATTAAAGAAGTTCCTGGTGAATCAACTTATAAAAGTTGTGAAGAAGCTGGTACAGATTTGGGACAATTGGTGATGCGAGAACGCAACATCAAACAAATCAAATCCCTCGACGTGAACATGGAAAAAGCGTTAGGGAGAATTAGCAGTGGATTGTACATTGTTACTGCTAAAAAAGGAGATGTTAGCGGTGCAATGATAGCTTCTTGGGTAACACAAGCTAGTTTACAGCCTTTAGGATTCACAATTGCTGTAGCTAAAGATCGAGCGATTGATAGCTTACTGCAAATAGGCGATCGCTTTGTTCTCAATGTTCTGGAAGAAGGAAACTATCAAGACCTGAAAAAACACTTCCTCAAACGTTTACATCCGGGTGCGGATAGATTTGCAGGAGTAAAAACCCAAACCGCCAAAAACGGTTCACCAATTTTAACCGATGCACTCGCATACATGGAATGTGAAGTAGTCACCAGCATGGAATGTAGCGACCACTGGATTTTATACTGCACAGTCGAAGATGGACGAGTTTCCAAACCTGAAGCAGTGACAGCAGTACGTCATCGCAAAGTAGGGAACTACTATTAA
- a CDS encoding HEAT repeat domain-containing protein, with product MGIDFQRYLESICRKYQQWWSLVDKLTNTVALQKADGEELSSLFDFGLMAQIIEPKQRQNEISEKTERLSVLEGLRKYAANESVLLIGRPGAGKSTTLARLLVESAKEALQNQQSQIPVLVELRYYKDYYKTSVLDLVQAFLKRHKLRLDISTLEDLLFEGQFLLLMDGINELPDDNARTNIKLFCRDNSHTPMIFTTRDGGDDLGIRKKLEMQPLSDIEVQRFIDDCMPGQTREILQQLRDRLRELGQTPLVMWMLYFIFQKTQDVPLSSGAALREFTQLYERKSKDDVPVTEKSRRWWSGLLAHLAFEMMQADKPTDFRLSISEKEAEKNFGEFLQGKDELPASLAKICLKDLLKHHLIQRNPQNDEIEFCHQLLQEYYAAESLLQRLDQISPEQLKYYYLNYLKWTEPLSLMLALPEVTQKKAVEIVSLALNVDLNLGAKLAGSVKTKVQEETVGLIAERTEIHQRLKLWLLGITRSNYAISILSKSLENKDDGIRYFANQALGKIGSEATITFLSKALEDENSYIRFDAWDSLDNIGTEAIIPSVKQALKNQDWLISWEAIHRLGNMLREAAIPDLIEALARQDPAHGLAIQMLGHICGKNNISELIQYLENKGFQINKSVIVAIKSLPEFYCSILSPPKKRLLGRLGYSSPYSFQIDKMCDEPTVFELCQNLENEDPDIRKVAVYLLGKLGNEEAINALLKALESEYWRVRFDSVHWLGKIASHNHNEIIFTCLLKAINDENGDVAGCAASVLATSAIPELLPDLSEMLLKFENSFSGILEVILAIQGRCKYYNYIIATSPPPEKENNTDPLTNQLTNSINTLAQNIKTMSEQPKVSMNFHAPITGSSVAGNVEGDSIGTQNNYPSAQNIAEVETVIQKLLEQIEQNKPTPIEAELIVNQAVDNYPVLKDKQVIEQAIKNYPNLKIRLRRVATAVGIETVKVIFAPAGILIEGVKAWTQHE from the coding sequence ATGGGCATTGATTTTCAAAGATATCTGGAATCTATTTGCAGGAAGTATCAACAGTGGTGGAGCCTAGTAGATAAACTAACAAATACCGTAGCTTTACAAAAAGCTGATGGGGAAGAATTATCCTCACTGTTTGATTTTGGCTTGATGGCGCAGATAATTGAGCCAAAACAACGACAAAATGAAATTTCTGAAAAAACAGAACGTCTCTCAGTTTTGGAGGGATTGCGTAAGTATGCTGCCAACGAATCTGTGTTGTTGATAGGTCGTCCAGGTGCGGGTAAATCGACGACTTTAGCGCGGTTGTTGGTGGAATCAGCTAAAGAAGCACTTCAAAATCAGCAAAGCCAGATTCCGGTGTTGGTGGAGTTGCGATATTACAAAGATTATTACAAAACTTCAGTCCTGGATTTAGTGCAAGCTTTTCTGAAACGACACAAGTTACGTTTGGATATTTCTACATTAGAAGATTTATTATTCGAGGGGCAATTTTTGTTGTTAATGGATGGCATTAATGAATTACCTGACGATAATGCTCGGACAAATATCAAACTTTTCTGTCGGGATAACTCTCATACACCGATGATATTCACCACAAGAGATGGTGGTGATGATTTAGGGATTAGAAAGAAATTAGAAATGCAACCCCTCTCCGATATTGAGGTGCAGAGATTTATTGATGATTGTATGCCAGGGCAGACTAGAGAAATTTTACAACAATTACGCGATCGCTTGCGGGAGTTGGGACAAACGCCGCTAGTAATGTGGATGCTCTATTTCATATTTCAGAAAACGCAAGATGTACCTTTAAGTAGCGGAGCGGCATTGCGGGAGTTTACCCAGTTGTATGAACGTAAGTCTAAAGATGATGTCCCAGTTACCGAAAAGTCCCGTCGCTGGTGGTCTGGTTTATTGGCACATCTGGCTTTTGAAATGATGCAAGCTGATAAACCTACAGATTTTCGTTTGAGTATTTCTGAAAAAGAAGCAGAAAAAAATTTTGGAGAATTTCTACAAGGTAAGGACGAGTTACCAGCAAGTTTAGCGAAGATTTGTCTAAAAGATTTGCTAAAGCACCACTTAATTCAACGCAATCCTCAAAATGACGAAATTGAATTTTGTCATCAATTACTTCAGGAATATTACGCCGCAGAAAGTCTGCTGCAACGACTTGACCAAATTAGTCCTGAGCAGTTGAAATATTATTATCTGAATTATTTGAAGTGGACAGAACCTTTATCATTAATGTTGGCATTGCCTGAAGTAACACAAAAGAAGGCAGTCGAAATAGTGAGTTTAGCTTTAAATGTAGATTTAAATTTAGGAGCAAAGTTGGCAGGATCAGTGAAAACAAAAGTTCAGGAAGAAACTGTTGGTCTGATTGCTGAACGAACAGAGATTCATCAAAGATTAAAACTTTGGTTACTAGGTATAACCCGCTCAAATTATGCAATTTCCATTCTATCTAAATCTTTAGAAAATAAAGATGATGGTATTCGTTATTTTGCTAACCAAGCACTAGGTAAAATTGGTAGTGAAGCAACTATTACTTTTTTGAGTAAAGCTTTAGAAGATGAAAATTCTTACATTCGTTTTGATGCCTGGGATAGTTTAGATAACATAGGAACTGAAGCAATAATACCCTCGGTTAAACAAGCGTTAAAAAATCAGGATTGGCTCATTTCGTGGGAAGCTATTCACCGTCTGGGAAATATGCTTCGTGAAGCGGCTATTCCAGATTTAATAGAAGCTCTAGCTAGACAAGATCCGGCTCATGGTTTAGCTATACAAATGCTGGGACATATTTGCGGTAAAAATAATATTTCCGAACTCATTCAATATTTAGAAAATAAAGGTTTTCAAATCAACAAGTCGGTTATTGTTGCTATTAAAAGTTTACCTGAATTTTATTGTTCAATTTTATCTCCTCCCAAAAAAAGATTGCTAGGACGGTTAGGCTACAGTTCTCCATATTCTTTTCAAATAGATAAAATGTGTGACGAGCCAACAGTCTTTGAATTGTGTCAAAATTTGGAAAATGAAGACCCAGACATTCGTAAAGTTGCGGTCTATTTATTGGGTAAACTTGGCAATGAAGAAGCTATCAATGCTCTTTTAAAAGCTCTAGAAAGCGAATATTGGAGAGTACGATTTGATAGTGTGCATTGGTTAGGTAAAATTGCAAGCCACAATCACAATGAAATTATATTTACCTGCCTCTTAAAAGCTATAAATGATGAAAATGGTGACGTTGCAGGATGTGCTGCATCTGTATTAGCTACAAGTGCTATTCCTGAATTGCTACCTGACCTATCGGAGATGCTATTAAAGTTTGAAAATAGTTTCTCCGGCATCCTTGAAGTAATATTAGCAATTCAAGGGCGTTGTAAGTATTATAATTATATAATCGCAACTTCTCCGCCACCTGAAAAGGAGAATAATACTGATCCATTAACTAATCAGTTAACTAATTCTATAAACACACTCGCTCAAAATATCAAAACTATGTCAGAACAACCTAAAGTATCAATGAATTTTCACGCACCTATTACTGGTAGCAGTGTTGCAGGAAATGTTGAAGGCGATAGCATTGGTACTCAAAACAATTATCCATCAGCACAAAATATTGCTGAAGTAGAAACAGTAATTCAAAAATTGCTTGAACAAATAGAACAAAATAAACCAACACCAATCGAAGCTGAGTTAATTGTTAATCAAGCCGTTGATAATTATCCTGTACTTAAAGATAAACAAGTGATTGAACAAGCGATAAAAAATTATCCAAATCTAAAAATACGTTTACGTAGAGTTGCAACAGCAGTTGGTATTGAAACAGTAAAGGTGATATTTGCTCCTGCTGGTATTTTAATTGAAGGCGTTAAAGCTTGGACTCAACATGAATAG
- a CDS encoding NYN domain-containing protein, giving the protein MSNHERSLTTYDSALLNKIASQVCQAIITIQQQQPELLLEKYRKVQWQHISNQSALSAKFTALLSQTRTWEDLVKKLQLYLKAILVPEALNLPILAELIAEIRQHNPVISELNSSLNPALIPPLVPVGIAVLLLDAENLQLNINTEKFLATICKCPIQVKIAFANWSNRGKLDIELHERGYDLIHVPAGRDNADGKMIAFGASIHELYPNAKEVFVCSSDKVMTNLCNNLQQHGLTVYQVSQHGENINIFNNSTGKNTIHSVKPLPEIPTLEQFVLQVKNLIKEQQKLTDTYWIKLSQLSKLYKIKYELNISHIVAKYLPGKRARDIFINYPADFVIHQIDDVGELYITLFEHGLVQQKDSNKSETLNSITSKSLSTITSQLELEAALKKILEELIKESKHSNFDITVLASKFKQKYGKPITEQLKELQIGGTFVKFLQSCSYFQIQLKDNKWEVSKIDSRIQPSVSFSDINSLSDLEQALKMILIELTQESHNSYVDIGILGIKFNQKYGKPITKQMKDLQISGSFVKFLQSCTSLQIQQKGNKYKVSPS; this is encoded by the coding sequence ATGTCAAATCATGAGCGATCGCTGACTACCTATGATTCTGCCCTGTTAAATAAAATAGCCTCTCAGGTCTGCCAAGCCATCATTACTATTCAACAACAGCAGCCAGAATTATTGCTGGAAAAGTACAGGAAAGTCCAGTGGCAACACATATCTAATCAATCTGCTTTGAGTGCTAAATTTACAGCATTACTCAGTCAAACTCGAACTTGGGAAGACCTAGTAAAAAAGCTGCAATTATACCTGAAAGCAATTCTAGTTCCCGAAGCTTTAAATTTACCAATCTTAGCCGAATTAATTGCCGAAATTCGCCAACACAATCCTGTGATATCTGAGTTAAATAGTTCATTAAATCCGGCATTGATTCCCCCTTTAGTGCCAGTAGGAATTGCTGTTTTACTTTTAGATGCTGAAAATTTACAACTTAACATCAACACAGAAAAATTTTTAGCAACCATTTGTAAATGTCCGATTCAAGTAAAAATTGCCTTTGCTAATTGGAGTAACCGGGGCAAGTTAGATATAGAATTACATGAACGTGGCTATGATTTAATTCATGTTCCCGCAGGTAGGGATAATGCTGACGGAAAAATGATTGCTTTCGGTGCATCAATTCATGAACTTTATCCCAATGCTAAAGAAGTTTTTGTTTGCTCATCAGATAAGGTAATGACTAATTTATGCAACAATTTACAGCAGCATGGGTTAACAGTATATCAAGTCAGCCAGCATGGAGAAAACATTAATATTTTCAATAACTCTACAGGTAAAAATACCATCCATAGCGTTAAACCATTACCAGAAATACCAACCCTTGAGCAATTTGTTCTGCAAGTCAAAAATTTAATTAAAGAACAGCAGAAGCTGACTGATACTTATTGGATTAAACTTTCTCAACTTTCTAAATTATATAAAATTAAATATGAGTTGAATATAAGCCATATTGTTGCCAAATATTTACCCGGTAAAAGGGCTAGGGATATATTTATTAACTATCCGGCAGATTTTGTAATTCATCAAATTGATGATGTTGGGGAATTATACATAACGCTTTTTGAACATGGTCTAGTTCAGCAAAAAGATAGTAACAAATCTGAAACACTCAACAGCATCACATCTAAGTCATTATCTACTATTACTTCCCAACTAGAATTAGAAGCAGCCCTAAAGAAAATTCTGGAAGAATTAATCAAAGAATCCAAGCATAGTAATTTTGATATTACCGTTTTAGCCAGTAAATTTAAGCAAAAATATGGTAAACCTATTACTGAGCAACTGAAAGAATTACAGATAGGTGGTACGTTCGTAAAGTTTTTGCAGTCTTGTAGTTATTTCCAAATTCAACTCAAAGATAATAAATGGGAAGTAAGTAAAATAGATTCTCGCATCCAGCCCTCTGTTTCATTCTCTGATATTAATTCCCTCTCTGATTTAGAACAAGCACTAAAGATGATTCTGATAGAGTTAACACAAGAATCTCACAACAGCTATGTTGATATTGGGATTTTAGGTATTAAATTTAATCAAAAATATGGTAAACCCATCACTAAGCAGATGAAAGATTTACAGATTAGTGGTAGTTTCGTCAAATTCTTGCAATCTTGCACTTCCTTACAGATCCAGCAAAAAGGCAATAAATACAAGGTATCGCCATCTTAG
- a CDS encoding TIGR03792 family protein, translated as MIIEFLKFKMPAELRETFIQKDEEIWTTVLSKYPGFLGKEVWISPDDLTEVVIVVHWQNREQWKAISETELEAIAQKFDQYLGFSYEMSEASEYQVRKFPQH; from the coding sequence ATGATTATTGAGTTTCTTAAGTTTAAAATGCCTGCGGAACTGCGAGAAACATTTATCCAGAAGGATGAGGAAATCTGGACTACTGTGTTATCTAAGTATCCAGGGTTTTTAGGTAAGGAAGTTTGGATTAGTCCTGATGATCTCACAGAAGTCGTGATTGTGGTGCATTGGCAAAATCGGGAACAGTGGAAAGCTATCTCGGAAACGGAACTAGAGGCGATCGCTCAAAAATTTGACCAATATCTGGGCTTTTCCTATGAAATGTCAGAAGCGAGTGAATATCAAGTACGGAAATTTCCTCAACACTAG